From the Streptomyces nigrescens genome, one window contains:
- a CDS encoding DUF4126 domain-containing protein encodes MSVLPLVFTSGWASGINAYAVVLLFGLLGATGVTDEVPAALQRPDVLIVAGVLFVAEAVADKVPYVDSVWDAVHTVIRPVSGGVVAALLAGHNGSLPELAAGAVGGSTALLSHLVKAGTRIAVNTSPEPASNIVLSLAEDLGVAGLIAFAVFHPVAAAVIAGTLLAAGIAVVVFLWSRIRRFLQRRRQRRAEKRPAAVDGAAPPVT; translated from the coding sequence GTGTCCGTACTTCCCTTGGTGTTCACCAGTGGCTGGGCGAGCGGGATCAACGCCTACGCCGTCGTCCTGCTCTTCGGTCTGCTCGGCGCGACCGGCGTCACCGATGAGGTGCCCGCCGCGCTGCAGCGGCCCGATGTGCTGATCGTGGCCGGGGTGCTGTTCGTGGCCGAGGCCGTCGCCGACAAGGTCCCGTACGTGGACTCGGTCTGGGACGCCGTGCACACGGTGATCCGGCCCGTCTCCGGCGGCGTGGTGGCGGCGCTGCTGGCCGGCCACAACGGTTCGCTGCCCGAGCTGGCGGCGGGCGCGGTGGGCGGCTCGACGGCGCTGCTGAGCCATCTGGTCAAGGCGGGCACCCGGATCGCGGTCAACACCTCGCCGGAGCCGGCCAGCAACATCGTGCTGAGCCTGGCCGAGGATCTGGGGGTCGCGGGGCTCATCGCCTTCGCCGTGTTCCATCCGGTGGCCGCGGCGGTCATCGCGGGGACGCTGCTGGCCGCGGGGATCGCGGTGGTGGTCTTCCTGTGGTCGCGGATCCGCAGATTCCTCCAGCGACGGCGGCAGCGGCGGGCGGAGAAGCGGCCGGCCGCGGTGGACGGTGCGGCACCTCCGGTGACCTGA
- a CDS encoding TetR/AcrR family transcriptional regulator, which produces MDSSNTRRDATRRKLFEAAVTLIAEQGFSSTTVDEIAERAGVAKGTVYYNFASKNVLFEELLRHGIEMLATSLQAAAEEVADRGGSRIDALDAMIRAGLDFISRYPALTQLYVAELWRTNRAWQSTLMVVRERAITVVEDVLREAVAREELSEEIDIPLTASALFGMVLVAALDWQSYQPDRSIDEVHAALSRLLQGRISGRPSQ; this is translated from the coding sequence ATGGACAGCTCCAATACACGCCGCGACGCCACCCGGCGCAAGCTCTTCGAGGCCGCGGTCACGCTCATCGCCGAACAGGGCTTCTCCTCCACCACGGTGGACGAGATCGCCGAGCGGGCGGGTGTCGCGAAGGGCACCGTCTACTACAACTTCGCGAGCAAGAACGTGCTCTTCGAAGAGCTGCTGCGGCACGGCATCGAGATGCTGGCGACGTCCTTGCAGGCGGCCGCGGAGGAGGTGGCCGACCGGGGCGGCAGCCGGATCGACGCGCTGGACGCGATGATCCGGGCCGGGCTGGACTTCATCTCCCGTTACCCGGCGCTCACCCAGCTCTACGTCGCCGAGCTGTGGCGCACCAACCGGGCCTGGCAGTCGACGCTGATGGTGGTGCGGGAGCGGGCCATCACTGTGGTGGAGGACGTGCTGCGGGAGGCGGTCGCCCGTGAGGAGCTGAGCGAGGAGATCGACATCCCGCTGACCGCCTCGGCGTTGTTCGGGATGGTCCTGGTGGCCGCCCTGGACTGGCAGTCCTACCAGCCGGACCGGTCGATCGACGAGGTGCACGCGGCGCTGTCGCGGCTGCTCCAGGGACGGATCAGCGGCCGGCCCTCGCAGTGA